In Actinomadura citrea, a single window of DNA contains:
- a CDS encoding histone-like nucleoid-structuring protein Lsr2, with translation MAQKVQVLLVDDLDGGEADETVAFSIDGASYEIDLSGANATKLRESLQPFVEKSRKAGTVNRRRRQRGASSRERSAEIRAWAKNNGIKVNERGRIPAHVIEQYEAAN, from the coding sequence ATGGCACAGAAGGTTCAAGTGCTTCTCGTCGACGACCTCGACGGTGGCGAGGCGGACGAGACCGTAGCGTTCTCGATCGACGGCGCCTCCTACGAGATCGACCTCAGTGGCGCCAACGCGACGAAGCTGCGGGAATCGCTGCAGCCGTTCGTCGAGAAGTCCCGTAAGGCGGGCACGGTCAACCGCCGCCGCCGGCAGCGCGGCGCGTCCAGCCGTGAGCGCAGCGCCGAGATCCGCGCCTGGGCCAAGAACAACGGCATCAAGGTCAATGAGCGCGGCCGCATCCCGGCTCACGTGATCGAGCAGTACGAGGCGGCCAACTGA
- a CDS encoding NlpC/P60 family protein — protein MVGALAVVSAAPHAIAPHAIAVAHADPEPSAKELRTKALKLADQLEQLTEQYNGLKVRLAQSQRAAKVATENAKRQEKTLEALRQKVGSLAATSYMQGGSDPAVSFVASQDPQSILDQAATLHYFAKQDSTQVLGLMQAMQSAQRARKSAEARAKQVKALKTQLDSQRTKITDAYEKIRGKLVDKDPTQLAKLPVIGTGKAAQALRYAMGKIGRPYVWGAAGPTTFDCSGLTMWAYKQVGINLPHYTGSQWNAGTHVSRGDLQPGDLVFFYSDLHHMGIYVGGDKMLHAPHTGDVVKIASMNGRPFAGGVRVA, from the coding sequence ATGGTCGGCGCGCTCGCCGTCGTTTCGGCCGCTCCGCACGCGATCGCCCCGCATGCGATCGCCGTCGCGCACGCCGACCCCGAGCCCTCCGCCAAGGAGCTGAGGACGAAGGCGCTCAAGCTCGCCGACCAGCTGGAACAGCTCACCGAGCAGTACAACGGGCTGAAGGTCAGGCTCGCGCAGTCGCAGCGCGCCGCCAAGGTCGCCACGGAGAACGCCAAGCGCCAGGAGAAGACGCTGGAGGCGCTCCGCCAGAAGGTCGGATCTCTCGCGGCGACGAGCTACATGCAGGGCGGCTCCGACCCCGCGGTCTCGTTCGTCGCCTCCCAGGACCCGCAGTCCATCCTCGACCAGGCCGCGACCCTCCACTACTTCGCCAAGCAGGACAGCACCCAGGTGCTCGGGCTGATGCAGGCCATGCAGTCCGCTCAGCGTGCCCGCAAGTCTGCCGAGGCCCGCGCCAAGCAGGTGAAGGCCCTGAAGACGCAGCTCGACTCGCAGCGCACGAAGATCACCGACGCCTACGAGAAGATCCGCGGCAAGCTCGTCGACAAGGACCCCACCCAGCTCGCCAAGCTCCCCGTCATCGGCACCGGCAAGGCCGCGCAGGCGCTCCGGTACGCGATGGGCAAGATCGGCCGCCCGTACGTGTGGGGCGCCGCCGGCCCGACCACCTTCGACTGCTCCGGCCTCACGATGTGGGCCTACAAGCAGGTCGGCATCAACCTGCCGCACTACACCGGCAGCCAGTGGAACGCCGGGACGCACGTGTCGCGCGGCGATCTTCAGCCGGGCGACCTCGTCTTCTTCTACTCCGACCTGCACCACATGGGGATCTACGTCGGCGGCGACAAGATGCTGCACGCCCCGCACACCGGGGACGTCGTGAAGATCGCCTCCATGAACGGACGCCCCTTCGCGGGCGGCGTCCGGGTCGCCTAG
- a CDS encoding LacI family DNA-binding transcriptional regulator, which translates to MPRHAKLHYLGKRPWSGTRSELPQTSIREVARRAGVSVGTVSNVLNRPDLVAEATRDRVRAAIEELGFVRNESARRLRTGPERTAGEFGDQPRRAFGVLVEDLANPYATDVARGAEAALNAAGHDVLWLSSDHSADKEIRLLELLADQHAAGVLVIPVGIGPRDISRLRAAGMSVVLIDRDASDVCSARVDHVAGGEAAAAYLLGIGRNRIAFVTGTPEPQPCVERRDGAARTIVEAGLGKPPVLVKDALSPTEGRAAAHQIMAMSPVPDGVFCANDLLAIGLINELTRLGVRVPEDIAVIGYDDIELAASAAVPLTTVRQPRRALGWEAAELAMAEIGEGKSHQHRQVVQRPDLVIRESA; encoded by the coding sequence GTGCCCCGCCATGCCAAACTCCACTACCTGGGAAAACGCCCATGGAGCGGGACGAGGAGCGAGTTGCCACAGACCAGTATTCGTGAGGTCGCGAGGCGTGCTGGAGTCTCAGTTGGGACCGTTTCGAATGTCCTAAACCGGCCAGACCTCGTGGCCGAAGCTACCCGTGACCGCGTCCGCGCGGCGATCGAGGAGCTCGGATTCGTCCGCAACGAGTCCGCGCGCCGGCTCCGCACGGGCCCCGAACGGACCGCGGGCGAGTTCGGCGACCAGCCGCGCCGGGCGTTCGGCGTCCTCGTCGAGGACCTCGCCAACCCGTACGCGACCGATGTCGCTCGGGGCGCCGAGGCCGCGCTCAACGCGGCGGGCCACGACGTCCTCTGGCTGTCCAGCGACCACTCCGCCGACAAGGAGATCCGCCTGCTGGAACTGCTCGCCGACCAGCACGCCGCCGGGGTCCTGGTCATCCCGGTCGGGATCGGCCCCCGCGACATCTCCCGGCTGCGCGCCGCGGGCATGAGCGTGGTGCTGATCGACCGGGACGCCTCCGACGTGTGCTCCGCCCGGGTCGACCATGTGGCGGGCGGCGAGGCCGCCGCCGCGTACCTGCTCGGCATCGGACGGAACCGCATCGCGTTCGTGACCGGGACCCCCGAGCCGCAGCCGTGCGTGGAACGCCGCGACGGGGCCGCCCGCACGATCGTCGAGGCGGGCCTCGGCAAGCCCCCGGTCCTGGTCAAGGACGCCCTGAGCCCCACGGAGGGACGGGCCGCGGCACACCAGATCATGGCCATGTCACCGGTTCCCGACGGCGTGTTCTGCGCCAACGACCTGCTCGCGATCGGCCTGATCAACGAGCTGACCCGGCTCGGCGTCCGCGTCCCCGAGGACATCGCCGTGATCGGCTACGACGACATCGAGCTCGCGGCGAGCGCCGCCGTGCCGCTCACCACCGTCCGCCAGCCGCGCCGCGCGCTCGGCTGGGAGGCCGCCGAGCTGGCGATGGCCGAGATCGGCGAGGGCAAGTCCCACCAGCACCGCCAGGTCGTCCAGCGGCCCGACCTGGTGATTCGGGAAAGCGCCTAG
- a CDS encoding VOC family protein: protein MSRLTLSAPVLDAPDPHALADFYRRLLDWTVVQDEPDWVKLRPPGGGTGLSFQTEPLYRPPTWPAAEGAQLQMAHLDFEVDDLDAAAKHAEAVGAVLADFQPEDDVRVFLDPVGHPFCLFLAEPETPIG from the coding sequence ATGAGCCGTCTGACCCTGTCCGCCCCCGTCCTCGACGCCCCCGATCCGCACGCGCTGGCGGACTTCTACCGGCGCCTGCTCGACTGGACGGTCGTGCAGGACGAGCCCGACTGGGTGAAGCTGCGTCCCCCCGGCGGCGGCACCGGCCTGTCGTTCCAGACAGAGCCGCTCTACCGACCCCCCACATGGCCCGCTGCCGAGGGCGCCCAACTGCAGATGGCCCACCTGGACTTCGAGGTGGACGATCTGGACGCCGCCGCGAAGCACGCCGAGGCCGTGGGCGCCGTCCTGGCCGACTTCCAGCCGGAGGACGACGTCCGGGTCTTCCTGGACCCTGTGGGCCACCCGTTCTGCCTCTTCCTGGCCGAGCCAGAGACCCCGATCGGGTAA
- a CDS encoding LuxR C-terminal-related transcriptional regulator: METATLARRGTDDFGLSEEEIRLLAQIASGVTADVAARKLELSARTLRRRLRTICDRLEVNTPIEAVVWAARRQLI, translated from the coding sequence GTGGAAACAGCCACACTCGCACGTCGTGGCACCGACGATTTCGGGCTGAGCGAGGAAGAGATCCGGTTGCTCGCCCAGATCGCCAGCGGTGTCACCGCCGATGTGGCGGCACGCAAGCTGGAACTGAGCGCTCGGACCTTGCGGCGCCGGCTGCGGACGATCTGCGACCGGCTGGAGGTCAACACCCCTATCGAGGCCGTGGTGTGGGCGGCCCGGAGGCAGCTCATCTAG
- a CDS encoding ATP-dependent Clp protease ATP-binding subunit produces the protein MFERFTDRARRVVVLAQEEARMLNHNYIGTEHILLGLIHEGEGVAAKALESLGISLEAVRQQVEEIIGQGQQAPSGHIPFTPRAKKVLELSLREALQLGHNYIGTEHILLGLIREGEGVAAQVLVKLGADLNRVRQQVIQLLHGYQGKEPAASGGPSEAAPSTSLVLDQFGRNLTQAAREGKLDPVIGRDKEIERVMQVLSRRTKNNPVLVGEPGVGKTAVVEGLAQKIVKGEVPETLKDKQLYTLDLGALVAGSRYRGDFEERLKKVLKEIRTRGDIILFIDELHTLVGAGAAEGAIDAASILKPMLARGELQTIGATTLDEYRKHLEKDAALERRFQPIQVAEPSLSHTIEILKGLRDRYEAHHRVSITDSALVAAAQLADRYISDRFLPDKAIDLIDEAGSRMRIRRMTAPPDLREYDEKIADVRRDKESAIDAQDFEKAAALRDSEKQLLGQKAQREKEWKAGDMDVVAEVTDELIAEVLATATGIPVFKLTEEESTRLLRMEDELHKRVIGQEDAIRALSQSIRRTRAGLKDPKRPGGSFIFAGPSGVGKTELSKTLAEFLFGDEDALIQLDMSEFMEKHTVSRLFGSPPGYVGYEEGGQLTEKVRRKPFSVVLFDEIEKAHQDIFNSLLQILEDGRLTDAQGRVVDFKNTVIIMTTNLGSKDISKGVSMGFARQNDEQGSYERMKAKVSEELKQHFRPEFLNRVDDTVVFHQLTPKEIIQIVDLMIAKVDQRLHDRDMGIELRQEAKDLLALRGYDPVLGARPLRRTIQREIEDNLSEKILYNELKAGQIVIVGTEGFDPDNPDTTENAKFTFKGVPKPSTVPDSPPPVEGAVNFNKD, from the coding sequence ATGTTCGAGAGGTTCACCGACCGCGCGCGGCGGGTTGTTGTTCTGGCTCAGGAAGAGGCCAGGATGCTCAACCACAACTACATCGGCACCGAGCACATCCTCCTGGGTCTGATCCACGAGGGTGAGGGGGTTGCCGCCAAGGCTCTGGAGAGCCTGGGGATCAGTCTTGAGGCTGTGCGTCAGCAGGTTGAGGAGATCATTGGTCAGGGGCAGCAGGCGCCTTCTGGTCACATCCCGTTCACTCCGCGTGCCAAGAAGGTTCTTGAGCTGTCGCTGCGTGAGGCGTTGCAGCTGGGTCACAACTACATCGGTACCGAGCACATTCTGCTGGGTCTGATCCGTGAGGGTGAGGGTGTCGCGGCTCAGGTGCTGGTGAAGCTGGGTGCGGATCTGAACCGGGTGCGGCAGCAGGTGATCCAGTTGCTGCACGGGTATCAGGGTAAGGAGCCGGCGGCTTCGGGTGGTCCGTCGGAGGCGGCGCCGTCGACGTCGTTGGTGTTGGATCAGTTCGGTCGGAACCTGACGCAGGCGGCGCGTGAGGGCAAGCTTGACCCGGTGATCGGCCGGGACAAGGAGATCGAGCGGGTCATGCAGGTGCTGTCGCGGCGTACCAAGAACAATCCGGTGCTGGTGGGTGAGCCGGGTGTGGGTAAGACCGCGGTGGTGGAGGGGTTGGCGCAGAAGATCGTCAAGGGTGAGGTGCCCGAGACGTTGAAGGACAAGCAGCTGTACACCCTGGATCTGGGTGCGTTGGTGGCGGGGTCGCGTTACCGGGGTGATTTCGAGGAGCGTCTGAAGAAGGTGCTCAAGGAGATCCGGACGCGTGGTGACATCATCTTGTTCATCGATGAGCTGCACACGCTGGTGGGTGCGGGGGCGGCTGAGGGCGCGATCGATGCGGCGTCGATTCTGAAGCCGATGCTGGCGCGGGGCGAGTTGCAGACGATCGGTGCGACGACGCTGGATGAGTACCGCAAGCATCTGGAGAAGGATGCGGCGTTGGAGCGGCGGTTCCAGCCGATTCAGGTGGCCGAGCCGTCGTTGTCGCACACGATCGAGATCCTCAAGGGGCTGCGGGATCGTTACGAGGCGCATCATCGGGTGTCGATCACCGATAGTGCTCTGGTGGCGGCGGCGCAGTTGGCGGATCGCTACATCTCTGATCGGTTCTTGCCGGACAAGGCGATCGATCTGATCGATGAGGCGGGGTCGCGGATGCGGATCCGTCGGATGACCGCGCCGCCGGATCTGCGGGAGTACGACGAGAAGATCGCTGATGTGCGTCGGGACAAGGAGTCGGCGATCGACGCGCAGGACTTCGAGAAGGCCGCGGCGCTGCGTGATTCGGAGAAGCAGCTGCTGGGGCAGAAGGCGCAGCGGGAGAAGGAGTGGAAGGCCGGCGACATGGACGTGGTCGCCGAGGTCACCGATGAGTTGATCGCCGAGGTGCTGGCGACGGCGACGGGGATCCCGGTGTTCAAGTTGACCGAGGAGGAGTCGACTCGGTTGCTGCGGATGGAGGACGAGCTCCACAAGCGGGTGATCGGGCAGGAAGACGCGATCAGGGCGTTGTCGCAGTCGATCCGCCGGACCCGGGCGGGGTTGAAGGATCCCAAGCGGCCGGGTGGGTCGTTCATCTTCGCCGGTCCCTCTGGGGTGGGGAAGACCGAGTTGTCCAAGACGCTGGCGGAGTTCTTGTTCGGTGACGAGGACGCGCTGATCCAGCTGGACATGTCGGAGTTCATGGAGAAGCACACGGTGTCGCGGCTGTTCGGTTCTCCGCCCGGCTATGTCGGGTATGAGGAGGGCGGTCAGCTGACCGAGAAGGTGCGGCGCAAGCCGTTCTCGGTGGTGCTGTTCGATGAGATCGAGAAGGCCCACCAGGACATCTTCAACTCGCTGCTGCAGATCCTGGAGGACGGTCGGCTGACCGATGCCCAGGGCCGGGTGGTGGACTTCAAGAACACGGTGATCATCATGACCACCAACCTTGGGTCCAAGGACATCTCCAAGGGCGTGTCGATGGGGTTCGCCCGGCAGAACGACGAGCAGGGCTCGTACGAGCGGATGAAGGCCAAGGTGTCGGAGGAGCTCAAGCAGCACTTCCGGCCCGAGTTCCTCAACCGTGTCGATGACACGGTGGTGTTCCACCAGCTCACGCCCAAGGAGATCATCCAGATCGTGGATCTGATGATCGCCAAGGTCGACCAGCGGCTGCACGACCGCGACATGGGCATCGAGTTGCGGCAGGAGGCCAAGGACCTGCTGGCGCTGCGCGGGTATGACCCGGTGCTGGGCGCCCGGCCGCTGCGCCGCACCATCCAGCGCGAGATCGAGGACAACCTGTCGGAGAAGATCCTCTACAACGAGCTCAAGGCCGGCCAGATCGTGATCGTGGGCACCGAGGGCTTCGACCCCGACAACCCCGACACCACCGAGAACGCCAAGTTCACCTTCAAGGGCGTTCCGAAGCCGTCGACCGTCCCCGACAGCCCGCCGCCCGTCGAGGGCGCGGTCAACTTCAACAAGGACTGA
- a CDS encoding amino-acid N-acetyltransferase gives MEVVIRRARTADVQEIRRLVDLYAGSGRRLLKKTTVKLYEDVQEFWVAEDVQHGTPGPLVGCGALHVMWEDLAEVRSVAVDKGCGGRGIGHRIVTRLLENARELGVRRVFCLTFEVEFFARHGFQQILGTPVAPEVYEELLRSYDEGVAEFLNLDRVKPNTLGNTRMLLRLED, from the coding sequence GTGGAAGTCGTGATCCGGCGTGCACGTACCGCCGACGTCCAGGAGATCCGCAGGCTCGTCGACCTGTACGCCGGGTCGGGGCGTCGCCTGCTGAAGAAGACGACGGTCAAGCTGTACGAGGACGTCCAGGAGTTCTGGGTCGCCGAGGACGTCCAGCACGGGACGCCGGGGCCGCTCGTCGGCTGCGGCGCCCTCCACGTCATGTGGGAGGACCTCGCGGAAGTCCGTTCGGTCGCCGTGGACAAAGGATGCGGGGGACGGGGAATCGGGCACCGGATCGTGACCCGCCTCCTGGAGAACGCGCGTGAACTCGGCGTGCGAAGGGTGTTCTGCCTTACCTTCGAGGTGGAGTTCTTCGCCCGCCACGGCTTCCAGCAGATCCTGGGGACTCCGGTGGCGCCAGAGGTGTACGAAGAACTTCTCCGCTCCTACGACGAAGGCGTGGCAGAGTTCTTGAACCTCGACCGGGTCAAGCCGAATACGTTGGGCAACACCCGGATGTTGCTTCGCCTGGAGGACTGA
- a CDS encoding RDD family protein — MAAPLAEPGQRLLARVVDTLVVGVPVVLVVRELVSGHTADVMAPSAVAGCMLLYEAIQLALWGRTLGKRVAGIEVVAATAQEAPEAAPRGAGGADENAGLGDVSALPVSVPGFVPVAAPEPEETAAPPGAEAVGASTRPDVLRCVLRAAVYSVPIGLRPIPVLGLLASIFWVANAGAVFEGVRRQAVHDRLAGTLVVKRPRPESSAF; from the coding sequence ATGGCGGCACCGCTCGCCGAGCCGGGGCAGAGGCTCCTGGCGCGCGTCGTGGACACGCTCGTCGTCGGCGTCCCCGTCGTTCTGGTCGTCCGCGAACTGGTGTCCGGGCACACGGCGGACGTCATGGCTCCGTCCGCCGTGGCCGGATGCATGCTGCTGTACGAAGCGATCCAGCTCGCCCTCTGGGGCCGGACGCTGGGCAAGCGCGTCGCGGGCATCGAGGTGGTCGCGGCGACGGCTCAGGAGGCGCCTGAAGCGGCGCCACGGGGGGCTGGGGGAGCGGACGAGAACGCCGGGCTCGGCGACGTGTCGGCCCTCCCCGTGTCCGTGCCCGGATTCGTGCCCGTGGCCGCTCCTGAGCCCGAGGAGACCGCGGCTCCGCCGGGGGCGGAGGCCGTAGGCGCGTCCACGCGTCCGGACGTTCTGCGCTGCGTTCTGCGGGCCGCCGTCTATTCGGTGCCGATCGGGCTGCGTCCGATTCCCGTTCTGGGTCTGCTCGCGAGCATCTTCTGGGTCGCGAACGCGGGGGCCGTGTTCGAGGGCGTTCGACGCCAGGCTGTTCATGACAGGCTCGCGGGGACGCTCGTGGTAAAACGCCCGCGGCCCGAATCCTCGGCCTTCTGA
- a CDS encoding RDD family protein: protein MSDSPHGGRPYQPRQGQGSYGPPPPYQGSQWQQPQQRSSQQQWEQQSQQQWQPQQEQWNQQPAYDDYGSYDDGGEPVLAPIHRRAGARIIDNALVAVFGFALVLPVTIGAFGLGKPGSKTEDEGGVWNWPIIFTLFCVLSVLPFIYEAVQLSMWGRTLGKRVLGLGVVQARPAGTPITTTQAVWRAGITHVGYQLGVFFFLVLAVMVWDYAAYGMVLVWAGALMAYLWAIWDQPLHQSLHDRFAGTLVIDERVGYDDSEYSEYAG from the coding sequence ATGAGCGATTCCCCCCACGGCGGGCGGCCTTACCAGCCCCGGCAGGGGCAGGGTTCCTACGGCCCGCCGCCTCCGTACCAAGGTTCTCAGTGGCAGCAACCACAGCAGCGGTCGTCCCAGCAGCAGTGGGAGCAGCAGTCCCAGCAGCAATGGCAGCCGCAACAGGAGCAGTGGAACCAGCAGCCCGCCTACGACGACTACGGCTCCTACGACGACGGCGGTGAGCCGGTGCTGGCGCCGATCCACCGTAGGGCGGGAGCGCGAATCATCGACAACGCGCTCGTCGCGGTCTTCGGGTTCGCGCTCGTCCTCCCGGTGACGATCGGCGCATTCGGTCTGGGCAAGCCCGGCAGCAAGACGGAAGACGAGGGGGGTGTGTGGAACTGGCCCATCATCTTCACCCTCTTCTGCGTCCTGTCCGTGCTGCCGTTCATCTACGAGGCCGTGCAGTTGTCCATGTGGGGACGGACGCTGGGGAAGCGCGTCCTGGGCCTGGGCGTTGTTCAGGCGCGGCCCGCGGGCACCCCCATCACCACGACGCAGGCCGTCTGGCGGGCCGGGATCACCCACGTCGGTTACCAGCTCGGCGTTTTCTTCTTCCTCGTCCTGGCGGTGATGGTGTGGGACTACGCCGCGTACGGGATGGTGCTGGTCTGGGCGGGCGCGCTGATGGCCTACCTGTGGGCGATCTGGGACCAGCCCCTGCATCAGTCGCTGCACGATCGCTTCGCCGGCACACTCGTCATCGACGAGCGGGTCGGATATGACGATTCCGAGTACTCCGAGTACGCGGGCTAA